DNA sequence from the Halococcus salsus genome:
TCGCGGTCTTCGAGGAAGCCCGAGGCGAGGATGCTCGCCGGCAGCGCGAAGAAGGCGACCCCGCCGACCATCGTGAGACCCGCCAGCGCCTTCCCGAGCGGGGTAACTGGAACCACGTCGCCGTAGCCGACGGTCGTCAGCGTCGCGATCCCCCACCAGAGGGCGGCCGGGATGCTCGAGAAGGCCTCGGGCTGGGCGTCGTGTTCGGCGTAGTAGAGCAGGCTCGACGCGATCACCAGCAGGACCGTCGCGCCCGAGAGCGCGATCGAGAGGTCCTCGCGTTTGGCCCAGATGACCCGTTCGAGCGTCTGCATCCGGCTCGAATACCGGGTGAGGCGGGTCAGTCGGAGGAGCCAGATCGGCCGCATGAGGAACAACAGGTCGACGTTCCCGAGGGCGGCCGCGAGGTAGAACGGGGCGATGGCGAGCAGGTCGATGAGCGGGTACGGCCGGGCCATGTAGCGCAATCGCCCGATCACCGGCCGGGTGTAGGTCTCGCCCGCGGTGGCCGCCCAGACCCGCGCGACGTACTCGACGGTGAAGGCCGCGATCGAGAACAGCGCGAACGCCTCGAAGAGGTGGCCGTACTGGGCGTCGAGCGACCCGACGGTTTCGAGCATCACCAGGAGTGCGTTCAGGACGATCAGCGCCATCACACACCAGTCGACCAGCTGTCTGGGGGTGCCGCCCTCGCCGGTCGCGAGCAACGTGGCGAGACGGTGCTTCGGTGGCGGGTCGTCCGTCGTGTCGTGCATACCCGATCCTCGACCAGGGGGACCAAAAATCGACGTGGGCCGGCGCTACAACACTTATGCCGACGGCCGGAGTGTGTGTGAGGGATGACCGATCCGACTCGGACGGGGGCCGAACTGTTCGTCGAGGCGCTCGC
Encoded proteins:
- a CDS encoding ion transporter produces the protein MHDTTDDPPPKHRLATLLATGEGGTPRQLVDWCVMALIVLNALLVMLETVGSLDAQYGHLFEAFALFSIAAFTVEYVARVWAATAGETYTRPVIGRLRYMARPYPLIDLLAIAPFYLAAALGNVDLLFLMRPIWLLRLTRLTRYSSRMQTLERVIWAKREDLSIALSGATVLLVIASSLLYYAEHDAQPEAFSSIPAALWWGIATLTTVGYGDVVPVTPLGKALAGLTMVGGVAFFALPASILASGFLEDREATPMTCPHCGERLGARDPNRPPHHED